The following proteins come from a genomic window of Aquimarina sp. MAR_2010_214:
- a CDS encoding LytTR family DNA-binding domain-containing protein, which yields MNLYIVEDDMFHLEDISITLETLGHTCIGNSDDPFEAQEQIGKLMPDAVVLDIHLNGKQSGIKLGKRIKSLYKIPVLFTTFDCNVEVMSEAAEISPIAYITKPINEKDLQAALILAEKSSTNNKKDREEPSVVFIKSGNKLIKVALDTILFAHTDSKNYCSIITSDNKKLSVRYSILSLLKLLDNKTFVQTHRSYIINWEKIDSFYEPDQIIDINSHHIPIGRTFKEELYKRLKVI from the coding sequence ATGAATCTATATATAGTAGAAGATGATATGTTTCATCTTGAAGATATTAGTATAACATTAGAAACGTTGGGGCATACTTGTATTGGTAATTCTGATGATCCTTTTGAAGCGCAGGAACAAATAGGAAAACTCATGCCAGATGCAGTAGTACTGGATATACATCTTAATGGGAAACAATCTGGGATTAAATTAGGAAAGAGAATTAAATCACTATATAAAATCCCTGTTTTGTTTACTACCTTTGATTGCAATGTAGAAGTAATGTCTGAAGCTGCTGAGATTTCTCCTATTGCCTATATTACCAAACCAATAAATGAAAAGGATTTGCAAGCTGCTCTTATTCTTGCAGAAAAAAGTAGTACCAACAATAAAAAAGATAGAGAAGAACCTTCTGTCGTTTTTATTAAAAGTGGTAATAAATTAATAAAAGTAGCATTAGATACGATTCTTTTTGCGCATACAGATTCTAAAAACTATTGCTCAATAATTACTTCTGATAATAAAAAACTTTCAGTAAGATATTCTATTCTTAGTTTACTTAAATTATTAGATAATAAGACTTTTGTACAGACGCATCGGTCATATATAATTAATTGGGAGAAAATAGACTCTTTCTATGAACCTGATCAGATTATAGACATAAATAGTCATCATATTCCTATCGGGCGTACATTTAAAGAAGAACTGTATAAAAGATTAAAAGTGATATAG
- a CDS encoding ATP-binding protein, with translation MTIQKALYLLILLLINVATQAQTEKDYCAEWKSIKDTTSNGDLLLNLNKFYFSKVAPSCKVEILRENSTVYKRKLNIDSAFYYVDQAIILGKEINDYEQIGDLYSDKGGLYIVDNQLVKAKLLLKKSRDALKKYPESMYWVGYYNQMQNLSSAEYKKELAITYSDSALQVAIRFDITSNIPNLHQNIGVQYYHIKEYELAVENFLKALELKEEYGSQDIVNTYYVLGVSYNTLKQYETALYYINIGIERCKKDNNDRILLLNYIILSRQQRNLKSYEKALENIDLALVLAKKLKSDFQIGECLRDKGLIYYEGFEDYKLAEQYFNQAYTISKIIQIDRSLKESLLAMLRINFNKKDYKKVKGFLEELEELVLDTKLPGDTQDWHDNSKRYFESTGNFEKALFHYTQYNRIKDSLSNSDVKFKVANLEKKYNTKKKELTIINLNREKEEKEQIAEKEKTKQNLYLLASVFLLLILIIGVLSYRKLRKQQKELTATNRVKNRLFSIIAHDLRGMIIPFQRSGKILKHHIDKGNHERTIELSNELEKNSESLSNMLDNLLNWSLEQMKGYRIHPERLSVKEQFDEIIKGFEQQATYKNTNIKLKYHKDVSIKFDKGAFHVIFRNLIGNALKYTENGNIEIEFKRDFNTLVCSVSDTGVGMTEEQLQYVFTLKEGQTSIGTQGEKGTGLGLNLVYRFVNMHKGVIKVSSKRRIGTRFDLSFPIANAIELEQEKAIESRTA, from the coding sequence ATGACTATTCAAAAAGCATTATACTTACTTATTCTTCTTTTAATAAATGTTGCTACCCAAGCACAAACTGAAAAAGATTATTGTGCAGAGTGGAAAAGTATAAAGGATACTACATCAAATGGAGATTTGTTATTAAACCTGAATAAATTTTATTTTTCAAAAGTTGCTCCTTCATGTAAAGTTGAAATATTAAGAGAAAATTCTACAGTCTATAAAAGAAAACTCAATATAGATTCAGCTTTTTACTATGTAGATCAAGCCATAATTCTGGGTAAAGAGATCAATGATTATGAACAAATAGGGGATTTGTATTCTGATAAAGGTGGACTTTATATAGTTGATAATCAGTTGGTAAAAGCAAAATTACTACTTAAGAAATCTCGAGATGCCCTAAAAAAATACCCAGAAAGTATGTATTGGGTAGGCTATTATAATCAAATGCAAAACCTCTCTAGTGCCGAATATAAAAAAGAGTTAGCCATTACCTATTCGGATTCAGCTTTGCAGGTAGCTATTAGATTTGATATAACTTCTAATATTCCTAATTTGCATCAAAATATAGGGGTTCAGTATTATCATATTAAAGAGTATGAACTGGCTGTAGAAAACTTTCTAAAAGCATTAGAATTAAAAGAAGAATACGGTTCTCAGGATATTGTTAATACTTATTATGTCTTGGGAGTATCTTATAATACTTTAAAACAGTATGAAACTGCTTTGTATTATATAAATATAGGAATCGAACGATGTAAAAAAGACAATAATGATCGGATATTATTACTTAACTATATCATTTTATCTCGACAACAGCGAAATTTGAAAAGCTATGAAAAAGCATTGGAGAATATAGATTTGGCATTGGTGTTGGCAAAAAAACTTAAGAGTGATTTTCAGATAGGAGAGTGTCTTCGTGATAAAGGATTGATATATTATGAAGGTTTTGAAGATTATAAATTAGCTGAGCAATATTTTAATCAGGCATATACCATCTCAAAAATAATACAAATAGATCGATCACTTAAGGAGAGTCTTCTTGCTATGTTGCGAATTAATTTCAATAAGAAAGATTATAAAAAAGTAAAAGGATTTTTAGAAGAATTAGAAGAACTGGTATTAGATACAAAATTACCTGGGGATACACAAGATTGGCACGATAATTCAAAACGATATTTTGAAAGTACTGGCAATTTTGAAAAAGCTTTATTTCATTATACTCAATATAATAGAATAAAAGATTCTTTATCTAATAGTGATGTTAAGTTTAAAGTAGCAAATCTTGAAAAAAAATACAATACAAAAAAGAAAGAACTGACAATTATAAATCTCAACCGAGAAAAAGAAGAAAAAGAACAAATTGCAGAAAAAGAAAAAACGAAACAAAACCTATATCTTCTAGCCTCAGTATTTCTTTTATTGATATTAATAATAGGTGTTTTGTCATATAGAAAATTACGCAAACAACAAAAAGAACTTACAGCTACAAATCGAGTTAAAAACAGACTTTTTTCTATAATAGCTCATGATCTTAGAGGTATGATAATTCCGTTTCAACGATCTGGAAAGATTTTAAAACATCATATAGATAAAGGAAATCATGAGCGTACAATCGAACTTTCAAATGAACTTGAAAAAAACTCAGAGAGTCTTTCAAATATGCTAGATAATTTACTAAACTGGTCTTTAGAACAAATGAAAGGTTATCGAATACATCCTGAACGATTATCTGTTAAAGAACAGTTTGATGAGATTATTAAAGGTTTTGAACAACAGGCTACTTATAAAAACACAAATATCAAACTAAAATACCACAAAGATGTATCAATCAAGTTTGATAAAGGAGCATTTCATGTGATATTTAGAAACCTTATTGGTAATGCATTAAAGTATACCGAAAACGGAAATATAGAAATTGAATTTAAAAGAGACTTTAATACGTTAGTATGTTCGGTTAGTGATACTGGAGTTGGGATGACCGAAGAACAACTACAGTATGTTTTTACATTAAAAGAAGGGCAAACTAGTATTGGGACTCAAGGAGAAAAAGGAACAGGACTTGGTCTTAATCTTGTATATCGTTTTGTAAACATGCATAAAGGTGTAATAAAAGTATCTTCTAAGAGAAGAATAGGAACACGATTCGATTTAAGTTTTCCAATAGCCAACGCTATAGAATTAGAACAAGAAAAAGCTATAGAATCCAGAACTGCATAA
- a CDS encoding Rrf2 family transcriptional regulator, with protein sequence MFSKACEYGIKASIYVAQQSLQSKCTNLKAITKEINSPEAFTAKILQQLVKNKILDSIKGPKGGFLIEEKRISEIMLEEIVYAIDGANIYSGCGLGLKECNAHKPCPVHDKFLLVRKNLKNMLEATSLYELANGLDIGMTYLNR encoded by the coding sequence ATGTTTTCTAAAGCTTGTGAATATGGTATTAAAGCTTCGATTTATGTTGCACAACAATCATTACAAAGTAAGTGCACAAACCTAAAAGCTATTACTAAAGAAATTAATTCCCCTGAGGCTTTTACCGCTAAAATACTTCAGCAATTAGTGAAAAATAAAATTTTAGATTCTATCAAAGGTCCTAAAGGAGGGTTTTTAATAGAAGAGAAAAGAATTAGTGAAATAATGCTAGAAGAGATTGTGTATGCTATTGATGGAGCTAATATTTATAGTGGTTGTGGACTTGGGTTAAAGGAATGTAATGCTCATAAACCATGTCCAGTGCACGATAAATTTTTGTTAGTCAGAAAAAACTTAAAGAATATGCTTGAAGCTACAAGTTTATATGAATTGGCTAATGGATTAGATATTGGTATGACGTATTTAAATCGATGA
- a CDS encoding DinB family protein, with protein sequence MKQLVISSINYNLSSAVDLLNAIDSTTYQNSSVGPYYSSIGSHIRHILDFFDCIINGLDSNNIDLTARKRDEILSTDKESAIHHIYQLQETLQSYIDINTEYLIHVTDNLGQGKVTVNYTLESILAHANSHAVHHYATIGYILNRLGIEIKIPGFGYNPTTPISRREGI encoded by the coding sequence ATGAAACAATTAGTTATCTCTTCAATAAATTATAATCTTAGTAGTGCTGTAGACTTACTTAATGCTATAGATTCTACTACATATCAAAACAGTTCGGTTGGTCCATATTACTCTAGTATAGGGTCGCATATACGTCATATCCTCGATTTTTTTGATTGTATAATTAATGGGTTAGATTCTAATAACATTGATCTAACTGCTCGTAAGCGAGATGAAATATTGTCTACAGATAAAGAATCTGCAATACATCATATATACCAACTTCAGGAAACATTACAATCCTATATTGATATAAATACAGAGTATTTAATTCATGTTACTGATAATTTGGGACAAGGAAAAGTAACTGTAAACTATACGTTAGAGAGTATCCTTGCTCATGCCAATAGTCATGCAGTACATCATTATGCAACTATTGGGTATATTCTTAATCGATTAGGAATAGAAATAAAAATTCCTGGTTTTGGATATAACCCAACAACACCGATTAGTAGAAGAGAAGGGATTTAG